From the genome of Lotus japonicus ecotype B-129 chromosome 6, LjGifu_v1.2, one region includes:
- the LOC130726714 gene encoding pentatricopeptide repeat-containing protein At4g31070, mitochondrial, translating to MAFLTRRFLATVSPTPSPSQQIKSLISQGLYHQTLELFTQLHFSAPHSISSVLPSVIKACSSLHSHTLGTLLHGLALTTGSHSDPVVSNSLISLYAKFSDIQSARQVFDTMPHRDPISWNSMINAYLQNGCLEEALEMLKGVYLLGLVPKPELLASMVSLCGRKMGSRIGRQIHALVVVDGRVEHSVVLSTALVDFYFRCDDALMASRVFDGMEVKNEVSWTAMISGCIANLDYDAAFARFRAMQVEGVDPNRVTLIALLPACAKPGFVKHGKEIHGYAFRHGIESSHIFSSALINMYCQSGESLHLAEQIFERSSFRDVVLWSSIIGSYSQRGDSYKALTLFNKMLTEETEPNYVTLLAVISACTNLSSLKHGCGLHGFILKFGLSFSISLSNALMNMYAKCGCLEGSLQIFLEMQNRDSISWSTMISAYGLHGHGEQALKLFSEMKERGVKPDALTFLAVLSACNHAGLVTEGQQVFKQVNADYEIPLTIEHYACLVDLLGRSGKVEDALEIMRTMPMKPSTRIWSSLVSACKLHGRLDIAEMLGPQLIRSEPDNAANYTLLNMIYAEHGHWLHKEQVMEAMKLQRLKKCYGFSRIETGNQCF from the coding sequence ATGGCTTTCCTTACCCGTCGCTTTTTAGCTACTGTATCCCCCACACCTTCACCTTCCCAACAGATCAAAAGCTTGATATCACAGGGTCTTTATCACCAAACACTTGAACTTTTCACACAGCTCCATTTTTCTGCCCCCCATTCCATCTCCTCTGTTCTTCCCTCAGTCATCAAAGCATGCTCCTCTCTCCATTCTCATACTTTAGGCACCCTCCTTCATGGCTTGGCTCTCACCACCGGTTCCCACTCCGACCCAGTTGTCTCCAATTCCCTCATCTCCTTGTACGCCAAGTTTTCGGATATTCAATCAGCACGGCAAGTGTTCGACACAATGCCCCACAGAGACCCCATCTCCTGGAACTCCATGATCAATGCTTATTTGCAAAATGGGTGCTTGGAAGAAGCTCTGGAAATGTTGAAAGGTGTGTATTTGCTTGGTCTTGTTCCCAAGCCAGAGCTGTTAGCTAGCATGGTGTCCTTGTGTGGGAGGAAAATGGGCTCAAGGATAGGAAGGCAGATTCATGCTCTTGTTGTTGTGGATGGGAGGGTAGAGCATTCAGTGGTTCTGTCAACAGCTCTTGTGGATTTCTATTTCAGATGTGATGACGCTCTGATGGCTTCACGTGTGTTTGATGGGATGGAGGTGAAAAATGAGGTTTCATGGACTGCTATGATATCTGGATGCATTGCTAATCTAGATTACGACGCAGCTTTTGCGCGCTTTCGAGCAATGCAGGTTGAGGGAGTTGACCCAAATAGAGTGACATTAATTGCTCTGTTACCAGCTTGTGCAAAGCCAGGATTTGTTAAGCATGGAAAGGAGATTCATGGCTATGCATTCCGTCATGGGATTGAGTCGAGTCATATTTTTTCATCAGCTCTTATAAATATGTATTGTCAATCTGGAGAATCACTGCACCTTGCTGAGCAAATTTTTGAAAGGTCTAGTTTCAGAGATGTGGTGCTATGGAGTTCAATCATTGGGAGCTATTCTCAAAGAGGAGATAGTTACAAAGCCTTGACACTATTTAATAAGATGCTGACTGAGGAAACTGAACCTAACTATGTGACTTTGTTGGCAGTGATCTCTGCCTGCACAAACTTATCTTCATTAAAGCATGGTTGTGGACTTCATGGCTTTATACTGAAATTTGGCCTCAGTTTTAGCATCTCTCTAAGTAATGCACTTATGAATATGTACGCCAAATGTGGTTGTCTTGAGGGTTCTCTCCAGATATTCCTAGAAATGCAGAATAGAGATTCTATTTCATGGAGTACTATGATCAGTGCCTATGGCCTTCATGGACATGGTGAACAAGCTCTTAAACTGTTTTCTGAAATGAAAGAGAGGGGAGTGAAACCTGATGCACTCACCTTCCTTGCAGTCTTATCTGCTTGTAATCATGCTGGCCTTGTGACTGAGGGACAACAGGTATTCAAGCAAGTAAATGCAGATTATGAAATTCCATTAACTATAGAGCATTATGCATGCCTAGTTGATCTTCTTGGAAGGTCAGGCAAGGTTGAAGATGCTTTGGAAATAATGAGAACGATGCCCATGAAACCGAGTACAAGAATATGGAGCTCGCTTGTTTCGGCTTGTAAGCTTCATGGAAGACTAGACATTGCAGAAATGCTAGGCCCTCAGCTTATAAGATCAGAGCCAGATAATGCTGCTAATTACACATTGTTGAATATGATTTATGCTGAGCATGGTCATTGGCTTCATAAAGAACAAGTAATGGAAGCAATGAAACTTCAAAGGTTAAAGAAGTGCTATGGGTTCAGCCGCATTGAGACAGGAAACCAGTGTTTCTAG